The DNA sequence acctgaatttAGTGTCACTTTTTCTGTGTAGGTTTCGCTTTTTAAATACTTGTTTCATTTATTTGTTATTACATTTAGATTTATGGTAACCATAGGGGCATAACTTCACTACTACAATGAGTTTGTCTAACTGCTAAACAACTGTATAAATAAGATATCAACCACAGAGGGAATTTTCAGTGTGTCAGACAACTCCTAGACTTGCACAGTTGGAGCAGGGAAGCCACTACACAACCACTGTGTAGCACTGCAGGGCAAGAAGCAAAGCCTGCAGCAGTAATAAACAAATATGGCTGACCCCATATACTTACATAATTACAAATTAagcataaaaacattttaatacacATAATAAAATTGTTTACATGAAGCTGATTTCTTTAACATGTATATATAAATGAGCATTGATAGGACAATATTTTTCTTTGAAATGAAGTTACCGTAATTTATTGTGCATTTGCTACAAAATCATTTGTATTATTCGAGAGTCTCACAAATGATGCATTCATTTTCTGAATGGTGGTGATCTTGTACAGTCTTATGAAATTAAATACCTGAATAGTCTTTCAAAGACAGCTGCAGAGACAGGCGCAGCTAAAGGCCTTAATGCACAGTGTCACGTATAGCACTGCATCATCGGGGACGAATATAGATGTTTTTCCAACAAAATCGTTATCAAAATTAATCCACTGAAGTTCTTGTTGAAGATACTGTGTACTCATCTCACGTAGACAGCGGAGAAAGGCATATTTAGATGCCGTACTATAGGCTTCCAAAGTATAGATTTCAGTACTAAAATGTAAGCTGAAGAAAGCATTAtcctacaataaaaaaaagtaaatgttcaTTTTACATCTTACATGAGAAAATGAAAATGAATTTAGTTTTTAGTAAATTGTGTTTCATAATTTTAATTGTTAGAAAACCTTGGCAAAACTACAAGCATCAAGGAAATCTGTTAACAGTTTTcttttatccacttcaatacccggctatAGTAAAATGACATTGTCTACTTTtagaggggatatctgaatgatgcctgcagctagttGCATCATTCAGTTATCATTctttttagccggcgattctgtgcacgataagaacaatcatagcggcagttccaccgttTGATTGTTCTTATaggtgtccccccctcccgccgccatctggtgcttctccgggctctcccgtgccatcgggggcccggagaaagaatcggccggcgccggatgaggacgatagagatgactggtgaccagatggtcaccagtcatctctatgaccgtctgaGGTACTCGGAAATAAACAAAGCCGTGATCGCAGCTGTCAGCATGAgagacctgtcacatagattcctattacaagggatgtttacattccttgtaataggaataaaagtgattaaaaaaaaatgtaaaaaaaaagtgtaaaaataaaaaaaattaagtaaaattaaaaaaaaaaaaattaaaacgcccttgtccctggtagctcgcgctcagaagcgaacgcacatgtaagtcccgcccacatatgtaaacggcgctcaaacacacatatgaggtatcaccgcgtgcgttagagcgtgtgcaactattctagcacctcctctgtaactctaaactggcaacctgtaaaaaatgttaaagcgtcgcctatggagatttttaagtaatgaagtttggtgccattccatgattgtgcgcaattttaaagcgtgacatgttaggtatccatttactcggcgtaacatcatctttgacattatacaaaaacatttgtctaactttactgttttgttattttttaattcttgaaaccgttttttttgcaaaaaaaaggcgtttgaaaaatgattgcacaaataccgtgtgagataaaaagttgcaatgaccgacattttattccctagggtgtctgctaaaaaaacatatataatgtttgggggttctgagtagttttctagcaaaaaaattatgatttttacatgaaggagagaagtgccagaataggcccagtattgaAATGGTTTTAAATCCACTCTTTTGTGGGATATGTAACATGAAATTTGTTTTGGATAGGGTAAAGAAGCATTAGAACATCTGCCATATGCAAACTGATGACTGTTTCTTTCATTTGAGATTTCCAATTACATCAAGTACCTGTGATCACATCAGTAAACTCTCCCCACTGAGGACACAGTAAATGCAAAGTCCCAACTGAATAAAAGTTATTTTAGTACTCTGTGTTCCTTCTGAGGAAATTGTAATGAATTTCCCATCTCCGTGACCAGACAGGAAGCTTAGAGGAATCTAAACAAGATTGGTTTGGAGTTGCACTTTAATTATTTGCTATACAATGCAATTATGGTCAAGCACTAACTTActgtatgtgtctgagtttcaataaagagtcattcctttggattttacctcacatcttgtctgtgtataatgtttggggtaaaaagggcAGGTATTAGTTCTCGGTCGGCTCGAAAATAGTTCGGAGGCACTCTTTGGTGGACGGAAGCACCTAATCGGCATGCAAAGCGGTTCCGTCACACTTACAATACAACTTCCTTATTAGACTCAGCATTTTACAAAATTGTTGTAAAGAAGACACATTTTTCAAAAAGTCTTCTTGTTGCTGGTTCCAAGCAGCAGGTGGTTACAACACTCTTATAAAACCATATATAAATCAGAAGAAAGACCAGAAGGCAAATTATCACCACAAATTAACATGTAATAAAGCAGAAAGACATTACAAGTTACTCTTTATAACTTGTAGTGTGTATATTCCTCAAAACAGATTAAAGTGTATACAATACCctcataaaattaacaaaaaaggaAGTGTGTAACTGTTAAAAAAGTGGGTCTGTGTGGAAAAATAGAGAATAAATATGATATCATACAGTCTTAAGCCACTTGTGGGTATGGGGTGCTGAAGTGATAAGATGGATGTCTTCCCTAGTGCAAATCTGTTATGTAAAGAAAACATTTACTGGCACCATTATCTTACTTAGCAACTCTTGCCTTCATACAACAGAGCTGGCTAGTGAAGAATGCTGTATACAAGCAAAAATACTTTGCTATGCTTAGGTAATGCTGGGAGTTAATTGAATGCTTGGTGATGTCATGTTTTGTTTCATAGGTATATATTGTAGTGGCATAACTGACATTATCAAGCAACAGATTAACCTTTAGCATTCCATTACCCAACTCATATATACCCTTGGAACAAACAAGTCACATCACCAGACTGGCACCCGTGTGTACGAGCTTCAATGCATACACAAGAGTTTGCCAATAGTGTACAAACTTGCCTTTCCTGTGATTTTTCAGTACATTGTACGAGCCGGACAATGTACTTCACTGTGTTTCTATGACACTTTTTGGATTGTAATTCCACCACTGGATTATGTTCATGGAAAAGACGTTTCATCAGCAGAGACTTTCTATTAGTCAATGGTACAGTTGTGAATATGAGAGACTGCTTTGGAACTGGTGTCTGAataaatggtcagtccaccccaaAGGCATATTTCAGTAATGTGTTCGTGTTGGTGCACAGGACTTTCTATTAGGATATCATATATTACTCATATATTACTCAATGGTACAGTTATGCACATCAAAGACTGCTTTGGGGCTCGTGCCCAAAAAATTGGTCAATCCACCCAAAAGGAATATTTCAGTAATGTGTTAATGTGAGTAGGCAGAAACCCTCTCACCTTCTATTGCTCAATGACTGTAGTAAAACCCTTCTGCCGACATATCTGGCTCTGCCTGATATTGATTGAAAAGCAAAAAATTGAGTAACACTGCTGCATACTTCCTACACCAACGTAGTAAAAATCCAACAGCAAACAAGACTGAAGTCTTTTAAGATCTGCCGgatgatgctgaagatgttttatgagtctgtggtggccagtgCTCTCCTTTATGATGTTGCATGCTGGAGAAGCAGACTTAGGGTAGCCGACACCTACAGACTAAATAAACTGATttgcaaggccagtgatgttgttggattaAAGTTGGAGTCTTTAACAACAGTGATGGAAAGGAGAATGTTGTCCAAGGTATGTTTAATCTTGGACAACGCCTCCAACCCACTCCACGATACACTGGTCAGtcttaggaatagggatgagcttcgagttcgagtcgaactcatgtttgactcgaacatcggttgttcgccagttcgccgaacagcgaacaatttggggtgttcgcagcaaattcgtaagccgtggaacaccctttaaaagtctatgggagaaatcaaaagtgctaattttaaaggcttatatgcatggtattgtcataaaaagtgtttggggacctgggtcctgccccggggacatggatcaatgcaaaaaaaagttttaaaaaggccgttttttcgggagcagtgattttaataatgaaaacaatgaaagtgtaatattcctttaaatttcgtaccgggggggtgtctatagtatgcctgtaattggctcatgtttcccgtgtttagaacagtctgacagcaaaatgacatttcaaaggaaaaaaagtcatttaaaactactcgcggctattaatgaattgccggtccgacaatacacataaaagttaattgataaaaatggcatgggaattgctcacagggaaaccccgaaccaaaattaaaaaaaaaaaatgatgtgggggtccccctaaattccatagcaggcccttcaggttacgtaacaggtgaccccgcccccctctgacgtcacagggaatgccccaggggccccgccccccgttatttaagaactgtcagaagaggagaagcgtcacacagcgggagcctcccatcatgccatcatgtatgcggagcggcccgaggagaagaagggaagaagacgccacggaggaaaatgccagacgagaacaccagaggaagaaccagaagaaccagaagaagaagaagatggaggaagaaaccgaaggaagatagaagatagaagaaagaagatagaagatagaaaaaagaagaagtatttaaataaaggaattgtcaaaaactgtctcttgtcatatttaacatttatgacagtttttttgggaaatggtaggggtacttttgtacccccttaccatttcacacaggggggagggccgggatctgggggtccctttgttaaaggaggcttccagattccgataagccccctgcccgcagacccccacaaccactgggcaagggttgtggggatgaggcccttgtccctatcaacatggggacaaggtgttttggggggctaccccaaagcaccctcccaatgttgagggcatgtggcctggtacggttcaggagggggggcgctctctcgtccccccctcttttcctgcggcctgccaggttgcgtgctcggataagggtctgatatggatttttggggggaccccacgccatttttttttacattttggtgtggggttccccttaaaatccataccagacctgaagggtctggtatggattttgagggggacaccatgccatttttttttttttattttgtccggggttccccttaatatccataccagacctgaagggcctggtatggaatttagggggaccctgcacgtcattttttttgaagattttggttcggggttcccctgtggggaattcccatgccatttttatcaattaacttttatgtgtattgtcggaccggcaattcattaatacccgcgaatagttttaaatgactttttttcctttgaaatgtcattttgctgtcagactgttctaaacacgggaaacatgcgcccctttacaggcacactatagacacccgccaggtacgaaatttaaaggaatattacactcttattgtttcactttaagcattattaaaatcactgctcccgaaaaattcgctgtttttaaaactttttttgcattgatccatgtcccctggggcaggacccaggtccccaaatactttttatgacaataacttgtatataagcttctaaaattatcacttttgattattcatggtcgtgtcccatagactttaacagtgttcgcatgttcgaacaaattttttgcctgtttgcaagttctggtgcgaaccgaaccaggggggtgttcggctcatccctactgaggaataCTTTTAGTAGGGACGTGCTCAGCAacctggtcaaaatttggggctcataCGACCTATGGTTTCGGAGATACGGGGCTTCTTGTGcaacctgtcagaagctacatacagagcggccagtttaaatacaagctggcacactctatttgtagcagactgagaggatcagctcacagtgcctctcacttcttgttatgcagcgtacacacgggcggactttttgaccggactgatccgacagtctttccgacggactttcggcggacttccaacggactttcccaacgaacggacttgcctacacgttatcacaccaaagtccgacggattcgtacgtaatgacgtacgaccggactaaaataaggaagttcatagctagtagccaatagctgctctagcgtcggtttttgtcggtcggtctagcatatagacgagcggacttttcgaccggactcgagtccatcggaaagatttgaaacatgttccaaatctaaagtctgtcagatttttgaccgaaaaagtccactgcaggtccgatgaagcccacacatggtcgaattgtccgaaaagtctgctcatgtgtacgcggcattagaagcactGAGGTTATTGGACAGTTTGGAGCCTTGGAcaaatggtaaagcaccattggaacaagctgtccaataaaaatgctgcagtggaggctctcctctcactacAGTGTCATAGAagagggcatgtgtctaaaagacaaacgCTGGTCCGGGGTGCTTTGATCAGAATAGGAGCCCGTCTTAAGAGGAACTTTTTGCTTGGCTGCGTAGTCTTGAGTGCTCCCATAAGGCCAGCCTTGCCCATACCACATATCAGGCTCTTCTTAGGGATTTGAGGATTTCCACATGCTCTATTTCACAAAGTGAAGCAAAAACGTTGTTGGCATGGGTACTGCGAGGTCCACGTACAAAAACCTACATCCCTCGTATCATGGGCACCTCAAGACAGAATCTTCATACTTCTTCAGTTATGGCGGCGGTGTTCAGATCCTTTTATGAAGGCCTCTACAACTTAGACTGTTTCCCCCCTTCGGATCCCCCCTTTGGTGATGGTGCCACCCCTCAGTCCTATCTTGCCTCCTCAGGCATGTCAGCTCCTCCTCTTGCAGTTCAAGAGGAATTAGAGGAATTAGAGGAGCCTATCATGGTTGAGGAGTTGGGAGTGGCCCTGGCTCACTCAAAGCTgaaaaaggcccctggccctgacggcctcACCCCGAGTTATTACAAAGTCTTTTTTGAGACCTTATCTCAACCACTGGTCTCTGCCCTAAATTTGATCATGGATGGGGAGTCCTTTCCGATCAACACACTGAGAGCCTATATCTCCCTTATtccaaaggaggggaaggatccatTGCGGTGTGCGAACTATCGCCCGATAGCACTCCTCAATACGGATTTGAAATTATTTGTGAAAATTCTGGCCAATAGGCTGCTCCCGCATATCCCAAGCCTAGTGCACAGAGACCAAGCAGGCTTTGTGCCCCTTCGCAAGCTGTGTGATAACACCATTCGGGTGGTGAATTTGATCTATGCAGCCAGATCATCGAATCGACCTC is a window from the Aquarana catesbeiana isolate 2022-GZ linkage group LG03, ASM4218655v1, whole genome shotgun sequence genome containing:
- the LOC141134571 gene encoding exocyst complex component 1-like; amino-acid sequence: MVSMLKNNLEKEIFQIKGDRLVHVLQLANVSKEDPKNYLCISVSATNDVCLTWLAVTERKMVLKYESRGTWLLKDLTLIDGVDQSQDNAFFSLHFSTEIYTLEAYSTASKYAFLRCLREMSTQYLQQELQWINFDNDFVGKTSIFVPDDAVLYVTLCIKAFSCACLCSCL